One Meles meles chromosome 11, mMelMel3.1 paternal haplotype, whole genome shotgun sequence DNA segment encodes these proteins:
- the BARX1 gene encoding homeobox protein BarH-like 1, with amino-acid sequence MQRPGEPGAARFGLPEGCADHPPHRYRSFMIEEILTEPPGPKGAAPAAAAAAAAGELLKFGVQALLAARPFHSHLAVLKAEQAAVFKFPLAPLGCSGLGSALLAAGPGLSGAPGAPHLPLELQLRGKLETPGTGEPGAKAKKGRRSRTVFTELQLMGLEKRFEKQKYLSTPDRIDLAESLGLSQLQVKTWYQNRRMKWKKIVLQGGGLESPTKPKGRPKKNSIPTSEQLTEQERTKEAEKPAEAPGETIDRSRED; translated from the exons ATGCAGCGGCCTGGGGAGCCCGGCGCCGCGCGCTTCGGACTGCCCGAGGGTTGCGCCGACCACCCGCCGCATCGCTACCGCAGCTTCATGATCGAGGAGATCCTCACCGAGCCGCCGGGGCCCAAGGGcgccgcgcccgccgccgccgccgccgccgccgcgggcgAGCTGCTCAAGTTCGGCGTGCAGGCGCTGCTGGCGGCGCGGCCCTTCCACAGCCACCTGG cCGTGTTGAAGGCGGAGCAGGCGGCGGTGTTTAAGTTCCCGCTGGCGCCGCTGGGCTGCTCCGGGCTAGGCTCCGCGTTACTGGCCGCAGGGCCTGGACTGTCCGGCGCCCCTGGCGCGCCGCACCTGCCTCTTGAGCTGCAGCTCCGCGGAAAGCTGGAGACACCGGGCACCGGGGAGCCGGGCGCCAAGGCCAAGAAGGGGCGTCGGAGCCGCACGGTGTTCACTGAGCTGCAGCTGATGGGCCTAGAGAAACGCTTTGAGAAACAGAAGTACCTCTCCACCCCAGACAG AATAGATCTCGCTGAATCCCTGGGCCTGAGCCAGTTGCAGGTGAAGACGTGGTACCAGAATCGGAGGATGAAGTGGAAGAAAATA GTGCTGCAGGGCGGCGGCCTGGAGTCTCCCACCAAGCCCAAGGGGCGGCCCAAGAAGAACTCCATTCCCACGAGCGAGCAGCTCACGGAGCAGGAGCGcaccaaggaggcagagaagccggCAGAGGCACCAGGCGAAACCATCGACAGGAGCCGCGAGGACTGA